Within the Maridesulfovibrio zosterae DSM 11974 genome, the region TTATAAGTTCACTTTTAAAAATGAAGTTATAATTCATTTTTAGAATACAAAAAGGAGAGTTCATGGTTCAGATGGTAAAAGACACTGTTCGAAATCAAATTAGGTTGGCGGCTGAGGAGATGTTCACTAACGCTGGTTTTAAGAAGACAACTTTGGTTGATATTACTCAAGAGGCAGATTCAGCGACAGGTACAATTTATGAATATTATCCAAATATGAAATCTCCTTTTAAGAGTATAATTACCGAAGAATTTGTCGAAGAGTTTTCCTCTTTGACTGGTAAGCTCATCTCATTCTTTATGCGTCCGGAAGGTTTTGACTTAACTCTGTCTTACGTGGATAGCAGTATCATAAAACTGCATAGGAGGCAGGCAAAATAATGCACGCGTTTGATCTTATGGCTGAGGCCAAAATGAGGCAATGGGAAAAAGACAAAAAGGATGGCAAAATATCATCTACTGTAGAGAAAAAGCAAACTTTAGTGGGTCCTGGCGAGTCTTTGGAAAAGCAACTTTTTATCGATATAAAGAAATTGATAACACAGTCATTTCTGGTAGAGCATGATAAGCGTAAAGAGCTTTTGGTGGAAGCAGAAAAATTACAAATACACCTTTCTTCCAGACTTGAGAGAAGTGGTTGTTATAATCTTGCAAAATATTTTTCAGATGAAATCAGTAAATTAAGAAAGAGTGGCAAGTTGTAGTTTGTATTGATCTATGTGCTATTCATGTAAATATACTATCCTTGCATAAATTGTGTAGGGATAATATATTTAAACATATTTTTGAGGTAATTCTTATAAATAAATTGTAGTGGTGCTATGACTAAATTCACTTTAAAGTTTATAATTATAAAAAATGGTGTCTACCTTCACTATCGGGAAATTCGATGGAAGTTCAGTCTTCAATATTTCATCAAAACCGTTTTTTTTATAGAATTTTTGGGCTGCCATAAATTTGGTCGTAGTGCCAAGGTAAATATTTTTGAAATCTTTTTCCTTTGCCCATGATAATAATATTTCAAGTAACTGTTTTGCAACTTTGTGCGGCATACCACGGTATGACGGAGCAACAAACATTTTACGCATCGCCCCCTCTTTATTTCCAATGTCCAGAAGGGATAGAGTGCCGACAACTTGGCTGTCATGCTCTGCTACCCAGAAATTTCCTGAATTCGTCTGATAAAAATTTTCAATATCCATCAGATCCGGTTGGTCGGAGGCTGTTATTGGAAGGTTATATTCATCTTTCTGAATAGATACGATCAAATTCAGAACTTCTTGAGCATGTTTTTTTTTATATTCTGTAATCTGTACAGCTTTATTCATTTTAATTCTCCATGTGAACGTATTCTTAATCAGTTAAGTACGACAATCTGTTTGTAATTTTAGCAAGAAGATTGACCAATAGCATTTCTTCTGATTCTGAAAGGTCCTCCATCAAATCTCTGATACGTGACCAGTAATCAGGTAGGACTTTAGCCAGAAGATCTTTACCTGCTTTGGTTAACAATAAATCCTGTTTTCTTCTGTCTTGGGCATGGTGATATCGTTTGATCAAACCGCTTTTTTCAAGACCATCAATCAATCCTGTCATAGTGGCTTTTGTAACACCAACCTGTCTGGCAAGGATTGAAGGGGTAGTTTTTATGTCTGGTTTTCTATTCATTACGATGAGTATCAGAAAACGCCCCTGTGAAAGGCCGTACCGTTTAAGCAGTTGTTCAAACCCGGTCAGAAGGTCGCTGCCAGCTTTGAGGAGTGTGACAGTCGCTTTAACAGATGAAGGATTCATTTCTTCGTATCTATTGTCCATTTCTTGAAATTCTTCGTCCGTTGGTTGTTCAAGCAGGTAAAACAATTGTTACTCCTAAATTAATTTGCTGGCATATAGTATGGCAGCTAACTAAATTGGTAAAGATAAATTTTTATTTGTGAGTGGAATTAATGTCGGGCAGCTAATTTACAGGTTTTTCTAATGGGTTAAACCACAACTGTTTTTGGTCAAATGGTGTTTCTGGAGGAAGAAGAGGGTTTTCTAATTTGAAAATAGTTCTATTTTTAAGGTTTGCTTTGTCTATGTTTGATTTATTAAATTCCCAGAATAATTTATCGAGACTACCATCTTTTAGCATTATTTGAAGTCCGGATTCGATTCTTTTTGCCAGTTGAGGGTATTTGGGAGAAACGAAAATATAGGTAGGTTGTGGCAAATACAAAGCTATCCTTGGCTCAATTTTCAGGTCAGGCATAAGCTTTTTTCTGCAATCAAATTCGGCGAAAACTTCATTTACTCCTCGTGGAAAATAATCAAATCTATCACGCATAAGCATTTTAAATAAGCCATCATATGCACCACCTTTAATAATATTAAAGCCAAGTTTTGACATAACTTTGGTTGTGGTCCAATGCAGGTTGAGTCCTGCTTTTAATTGTTTCAGTTCTTCAACTGAATTAATTGACGAGAATTTATCTTGATTTTGACTCTTGATCAGCAAAAGGCGATAGCCGAGAAGACCTTTTAATATTGGAATTCGTATGGGAATGGAATTTTCTTCCCATTTTTTTTGCGTTGCTGCAATATGGACGTTAATTTTTTCGCCTTTGATAAGTTCAAGCAAAGCTCTTTCGCGTTGCGCATCTGAAATTGTCATTTTGATTTCAAAATTACCATACGAGTTTTTTGTCTTTTCCAAGGCTTTGTTTAAGACTGCATTTAGATAGAAATGGCGCATATCTAAACCGGATTGACTCTCAGCTATGCGGACTACATCTTTAGCCGTGCTATCTTTAGGAAATAAGGAATATATTAGTATTATGGTTAAAAAAATAACCACTATATTTTTGAACATTTTTTCTCCGGACATTCATAATTTGTAATTATGAGATTAAAATGAATGAACTGCACTATTAATACTTTCTTTAAGAGATAACGGTAACTGATTCTCTTAAATGTTACCATAGTGTGATGTGAAAAAGCAAAACTTATTGATATTAATGTAGACTAAAATTTGGTTAGTAATTATATCTTCATGTATACAAAATATAGCTCTGTTTATGTATGATATATAGTAAAATGTTAAGGCAGCATCTTTAGTTGCATATTTAAAAAATAAAAAGCTTTGTTCTACTATTCACATATGTGCGGTTGTTTATCTTGTTATTAGTAATATCCTGATCTATAGACTTTTTTATGAATGGACCACATCCTGATACAAAACATCCTGTCGAGGGATTCCCGCAAGTTAGTTTTATAAAAAACTATTGCACTGATCCTAATGTGATTATTGGTGATTATTCTTACTATGATGATCCTGATGGAGCAGAGCATTTTTTTGAAAGTATTCTATACCATTTTGATTTTATAGGCGATAAACTGATTATCGGGCGGTACTGTGCAATTGCCAGAAGGACAACTTTTATAATGAATGGTGGAAACCATGCTTTAGATTCATTTTCAACCTATCCATTTTTTATTTTTGGATCAGGGTGGGAATCTGGAGTTCCTGCAGAAAGTTTGTCTGCCGAGGTAAAGGATACTTGTATAGGAAATGATGTCTGGATCGGATACGATGCAACCATAATGCCGGGCGTGAGTATTGGGCATGGGAGTATTGTGGGGGCAAAATCCGTAGTGACTAAAGATTTTCCTCCGTACAGCGTTATTGCTGGAAATCCTGCCAGATTAATTCGGCGTCGGTTTGATGAAGATGTTATTGCTGAATTACTCAAGATTGCATGGTGGGATTGGGAACCGGAGAAAGTTACCTGTAATCTGAAGGCGATTGTAGGCTGTGACCTAGAAGTGCTTGCCAATTTGTGAGGGACTTTTTGATAAAAGGCGATACTTGAGTCATAGTTATTTAATATACTTATTTATAATCCGATCTCTGGCTCCTGTTGCTAAAACCTCTTCTAAAGATTTCTGTATCTTCGCAAGGAGCTTAGCAGAAGTGTTTTTGTTCGCTATCATGTAGTAACCGCCTTCCTCAGATAGTAGATATGCAATTTCAAGCTCTGAATACTTGTACCCCTGACTATTCATTTGATAGGCCAAGTCCAAGGGGTCTCCCGGGATGAGATCTACTCGTTGTTTAAATAACATTTTCAATAATTGTTCAGAATCACTAACTAAATAATAATTATGGTCATGAAAATCGTTGGTCTTAAAAAACTGTTCAACTGATCCTCCTGAGAGGACACCTGTATAATATTTTTTAATATCCTCTATCTCGTCGATTTGAACATCAGTTCTACTTTTTAATTTATAAAGATATACCCTTCTGGGATGTATGGGGCCAATCCACGCGAACATGTCTTCTCGTTGTGGAACACGAGCCACTGTAAAAAGCATAGTGTTTGGAGTTCGTTGCACAGTAATTAGGGCTCGTTTAAAGGGATATACTGCAAGTTTGTATGGAATTTTAGCCTTTTGCAATGCTGCTTCTATCAACTCCGTGCTGATTCCAACAATCTTATCATTCTTTTCAAAATTATATGGAGGCCAGTTATCTACAAAAATAGTAAGTTTACGAGCTTGGGCGTTTACAACTATACCAAGCAAAAGAATGATTATTAAAATTTTGAATGATTTAATCTTCCAGTGACAACTCATTTTTTATCCCTTCGATCAGACATCATTATAAGTACTGCATAACGGATAAACAGTCTTTTATGTTATTTTATTACAGTCCTGAGCAAACTAAGTTGATTAAAGCCAATTTTTCCGAGATTATAAAAAATGTATACGTAAGCGCAACATACTTGTCTTTTATAAGTTTTCAACCTTACTTTAGCATGCCGATTCTTTTGCAGCAATAAACTGCTTAAAAATTAAACACCCCAAGAGCCTGAGAGTGGTGTTTGAGGCAGGTGATGTGAAGTCCATGGAAATGTGGCCAAACAGAGTTTGACTGTGCTAACATCAAGGCTTCGCGGTATGTGTTTGAAGCGAAATTTAAACATGGTATTATTAACCTCGCTACTTTGTTTGTATTACTCCATTCAGGAGGTTGAACTTGAACTATTTCATGACCCTTTCACCAGTTGTGCAGGCTCTGATAGCTACCTTATTTACATGGGGATTGACTGCTCTTGGAGCAGCGGTGGTATTCATCGGCAAGGATATCAGTAAACGTACGTTAGATATCATGCTCGGTTTTGCCGCGGGGGTAATGATTGCCGCCAGTTACTGGTCGCTCCTTGCTCCGGCTATTGAAATGAGTGAGCATATGGGGCCGTTCAAGTTTGTGCCGGCTGCGGTTGGCTTTATTATGGGTGCAGTGTTTTTGCGACTGGTGGACAAATTTTTACCGCACCTGCACATCAATGCTCCGCGTTCGGAGGCGGAAGGGGTTGAGACCAACTGGAATAGTTCCATCCTGCTGGTGCTCGCTATCACTTTGCATAACATCCCGGAAGGGCTGGCTGTTGGTGTGGCCTTCGGAGCAGTTGGTGCGGGACATGATACAGCATCTATCGGCGGAGCCATTGCACTTGCCATGGGTATAGGTATCCAGAATTTCCCGGAAGGAACAGCGGTTTCAGTCCCTCTGCGTCGGATCGGTTTTTCGCGGATGAAGAGTTTTTTCTACGGGCAGGCTTCAGGATTTGTGGAGCCTATAGCCGGGGTTATCGGTGCGGCGGCAGTCATTATCGCCAGACCCATTCTGCCTTATGCGCTGGCCTTTGCCGCCGGAGCCATGATTTTTGTTGTGGTGGAGGAGGTTATTCCGGAGTCGCAGGCTTCTGGTTACGGAGACCAAGCTACCATGGGGTGCATTCTCGGGTTCGCAGTGATGATGACCCTTGATGTTGCGTTGGGATAGGGGCCTCAGCTGTCCTGTTTAACCACTATTCGGCATACATGGTTTCATACCATCCTCTGGTCCACACTGGCAGACCAATACAATCTCTGAAATAGCGGGTCATAATAAATGACCATCATGAATCTCCTTCAAATTTTGGTGGTAAAATTTGGAGGGTATCCTGTGGGGGGGGGGCACGAGGAGGATTTCATTTAGCTTTACTATTTTTTCTTTAATTGGATGTGCAAAGCAATATAAGTAATCGCACCCTATGGAGCAGTAGTAGTTAAAAACAAAACAACTGTTGAAAAATTAGGTTTCTACCCAGCTGGGAGCTGGAATGAAAATGAAATTTCAGCAGCTGGAACAGGCTTCACAAAAGCAAAAGAAACTGGCCTTTTCTCAGTAATAAAGGAGTATTAACATAATGACGGGATTGCTATCGGGTGGATATATGGATTCTTTGAAACAAATACTCAAGAAAAAGTTTACGTGCTGACAAGAAAAATAATTGAAAAAATTAACTATCTTCATCAAAAGACTTTTCACTCGACTAAACGAAATAATGACCACAGAGCCATACATATGAAAATCATATCATGGAACTGCCAAATGGCTCTAAGAAAGAAACTGGAGCCTATTCAGATACAACAACCGGACATATTTGTTGTTCCTGAAAGCGAGCACCCAGATAAAATTAACTTTGAGAAATATGACTTATCCTGCGCTGAGGCGGTCTGGGTCGGTGACAATCTCAATAAAGGATTAGGGATATATTCATTCTCGGACATGAAATTGTCCCTACATGAATCATATACAGATAAATTTCGCCATATAGCTCCAGTTACTGTCACCACAGATGAAGAAGATTTTATGCTCCTCGCAGTCTGGGCGATGCTATGCAAAGAAGATAGGAATCAACGCTATATAGGCCAAGTGTACAGAGCACTCCAGTACTACCAGAACTTGATTGATGAAAAGACAATCATCATTGGCGATTTTAACTGGAACATCAATTTCGATAAGGACAAAAAAACTGAAAATTTTAAAGATGTTGTAGAACTTTTAAAAGTCCATAATATCCATAGCGTATACCACCATCAGAACAATGAAGACATGGGACAAGAAACGTTTAACACTTTTTACATGCACAAAAATCTAGAGAAGGGATACCATATCGATTACTGTTTCGTAAGCAGCGGGCGGCTTTCTGAGACCAAGATTGAAGTTAAAAAATATTCAGTAATTAAATCAGTTAGTGACCACACATACCTCTCTATTGAATTTTAGCAATACTGTTTCAGAATGCGAGGAGTGCTCTCAATATCACTCTAGAATGTTTGGATAAGGAGAAGAGTAAATATGTTTGATTTCTCAAAAAATAAGATGACAATAGACATAATTTCAAGCTGGAGTGAATTTGAAGAGCTTATTAGAGAACATACATACCGAGATTGGATATATCGAGGCCAGTCTTGTGCAAAGTGGGGTTTAGAAAGCAGTCTAGAGCGTACTTTTAAAGATTACGAGATTACCGATCAAGACAAAGGGCAATATGAAATTCATTTGTTAGAAAAGTTTAAAGCTCATTCTAGTCTCTTTCTTTCTAACGCACCAGAAAAGAATGATAAATTAGAGTGGTTGTCGTTGATGCAGCACCATGGAGCTCCTACGCGCTTACTAGATTGGAGTTTTTCTCCATATGTAGCCTGTTTTTTTGCAGCTGATCATGCAAATTCGGACTTTGCAGTGTTCTGCTTAAATCCTAGAAGGCTAGCTGGTGCGGACGAAAACTATTATCCAACTACAGGACCTCTATACAGTGAAGATGAGGATATATTAAAATTGCGAAAATACCG harbors:
- a CDS encoding TetR/AcrR family transcriptional regulator; protein product: MVQMVKDTVRNQIRLAAEEMFTNAGFKKTTLVDITQEADSATGTIYEYYPNMKSPFKSIITEEFVEEFSSLTGKLISFFMRPEGFDLTLSYVDSSIIKLHRRQAK
- a CDS encoding GNAT family N-acetyltransferase, with the protein product MNKAVQITEYKKKHAQEVLNLIVSIQKDEYNLPITASDQPDLMDIENFYQTNSGNFWVAEHDSQVVGTLSLLDIGNKEGAMRKMFVAPSYRGMPHKVAKQLLEILLSWAKEKDFKNIYLGTTTKFMAAQKFYKKNGFDEILKTELPSNFPIVKVDTIFYNYKL
- a CDS encoding MarR family winged helix-turn-helix transcriptional regulator, which translates into the protein MFYLLEQPTDEEFQEMDNRYEEMNPSSVKATVTLLKAGSDLLTGFEQLLKRYGLSQGRFLILIVMNRKPDIKTTPSILARQVGVTKATMTGLIDGLEKSGLIKRYHHAQDRRKQDLLLTKAGKDLLAKVLPDYWSRIRDLMEDLSESEEMLLVNLLAKITNRLSYLTD
- a CDS encoding CatB-related O-acetyltransferase — its product is MNGPHPDTKHPVEGFPQVSFIKNYCTDPNVIIGDYSYYDDPDGAEHFFESILYHFDFIGDKLIIGRYCAIARRTTFIMNGGNHALDSFSTYPFFIFGSGWESGVPAESLSAEVKDTCIGNDVWIGYDATIMPGVSIGHGSIVGAKSVVTKDFPPYSVIAGNPARLIRRRFDEDVIAELLKIAWWDWEPEKVTCNLKAIVGCDLEVLANL
- a CDS encoding substrate-binding periplasmic protein, which encodes MSCHWKIKSFKILIIILLLGIVVNAQARKLTIFVDNWPPYNFEKNDKIVGISTELIEAALQKAKIPYKLAVYPFKRALITVQRTPNTMLFTVARVPQREDMFAWIGPIHPRRVYLYKLKSRTDVQIDEIEDIKKYYTGVLSGGSVEQFFKTNDFHDHNYYLVSDSEQLLKMLFKQRVDLIPGDPLDLAYQMNSQGYKYSELEIAYLLSEEGGYYMIANKNTSAKLLAKIQKSLEEVLATGARDRIINKYIK
- a CDS encoding ZIP family metal transporter; amino-acid sequence: MTLSPVVQALIATLFTWGLTALGAAVVFIGKDISKRTLDIMLGFAAGVMIAASYWSLLAPAIEMSEHMGPFKFVPAAVGFIMGAVFLRLVDKFLPHLHINAPRSEAEGVETNWNSSILLVLAITLHNIPEGLAVGVAFGAVGAGHDTASIGGAIALAMGIGIQNFPEGTAVSVPLRRIGFSRMKSFFYGQASGFVEPIAGVIGAAAVIIARPILPYALAFAAGAMIFVVVEEVIPESQASGYGDQATMGCILGFAVMMTLDVALG
- a CDS encoding endonuclease/exonuclease/phosphatase family protein, whose translation is MKIISWNCQMALRKKLEPIQIQQPDIFVVPESEHPDKINFEKYDLSCAEAVWVGDNLNKGLGIYSFSDMKLSLHESYTDKFRHIAPVTVTTDEEDFMLLAVWAMLCKEDRNQRYIGQVYRALQYYQNLIDEKTIIIGDFNWNINFDKDKKTENFKDVVELLKVHNIHSVYHHQNNEDMGQETFNTFYMHKNLEKGYHIDYCFVSSGRLSETKIEVKKYSVIKSVSDHTYLSIEF
- a CDS encoding FRG domain-containing protein translates to MFDFSKNKMTIDIISSWSEFEELIREHTYRDWIYRGQSCAKWGLESSLERTFKDYEITDQDKGQYEIHLLEKFKAHSSLFLSNAPEKNDKLEWLSLMQHHGAPTRLLDWSFSPYVACFFAADHANSDFAVFCLNPRRLAGADENYYPTTGPLYSEDEDILKLRKYRDRFFVTYEPKFVHQRALAQQGLFTAVTTYQRSYGKIFEEYVLSNRPIFKIVFKAEFRKECIDRLKKMNISSTTLFPDLDGFCSSLKHDFLYLLSDLASVE